Below is a genomic region from Rouxiella chamberiensis.
GTAAAGAGAGGTCACACAACATGGCAGCCGAATTTTCCGAGGCTTATCAACAGCGCTTTGGCGGCACGGCACGTTTATACGGTCAGCAGGCATTGGCACTGTTTTCTGCTGCACATGTTTGTGTGATTGGCATTGGCGGCGTAGGTTCCTGGGCCGCCGAAGCCCTGGCACGCACCGGCATTGGCGCCATTACACTGATTGATATGGATGACGTGTGCGTGACCAATACCAATCGACAGATCCATGCGCTGCGTGAAAATGTGGGGCAGTCGAAAATCGAGGTTATGGCGCAACGTATTCTGGCAATCAATCCCGAGTGTAAAGTGACCTGCATTGATGACTTTATTACGCCCGATAACGTGGCCGAAATGCTCGACCGCAATTTCAGCTATGTGATTGATGCCATTGACAGTGTACGGCCAAAGGCGGCGCTGCTCTCTTACTGTCGCCGCTTCAAGATTCCGGTGGTGACTACGGGCGGAGCGGGCGGGCAGATTGATCCCACACGTATTGAAGTTGCCGACCTGGCGAAAACCATTCAGGATCCGCTGGCGGCCAAGCTGCGCGAGCGTTTGAAGAATGATTTCAACGTGAAGAAAAACAACAAGGGGAAACTCGGCATCGACTGCGTATTCTCAAGCGAACCGCTGATGTATCCGCAGGCTGACGGGTCGGTCTGCGCTTCGCGTGCGACTGCCGAAGGGCCGAAACGCATGGACTGCGAGTCAGGGTTTGGGGCTGCCACCATGGTGACCGCAAGCTTCGGTTTTGTCGCCGTTTCTCATGTGCTTAAAAAGATGATGGCCAAAGCGGAGCGAACGGCGGCATTGGCAACAGAGGATGCCGTGCCGGAGCGTGCGCCCACGACTCAGCTATAGCCGCTTAAAGACAGCGGCGGGCAATGTCCTGCACGCCCTGCGAGAGAGCAGCCAATCCACTGGCGCGGCTGCTGCTCAACTGTTCACGCAGCTGTAGCGTGTCGAACAGCGTCAGCGGGTCACGCGCCAGAATCGCCTCGGGCGTTTTCCCTTCTACCGCCGTCAATAACACCGCAAGCAGCCCTTTTACGATTCGACCCTCGCTATCGCCATAAAAATGAATGCCGCCGTTTTCCAGGCGTTCGTATCCCAGCCACACCCGATTCTCGCAGCCAGACAGCTCGATGTCCGGCGTTTTCAACGCGGCGTCCAGCGGCGGCAGCGCCTTGGCCAGCATCACCAACTGGCGATAACGGTCTTCCCACTGGCGAAACGCGGAGAACTTCTCGACCAGCGAAGCTTCGGTAATATCGTGACCAAACGGATGGGGCGCTAACATAATCTCTCTCATTTCAATCGGCTAACAGTTCGAGGGCAAAGTGCACGCCAGCCACCAGCCGCGTGACGTCCTGCAAGGTATTATAAGGCGCAAAGGAGGCGCGAAGGGTGCCGCTCACACCCAGCGCTTCGGTGAGCGGTTGGGCGCAATGTTGCCCCGCGCGCAAC
It encodes:
- the tcdA gene encoding tRNA cyclic N6-threonylcarbamoyladenosine(37) synthase TcdA, yielding MAAEFSEAYQQRFGGTARLYGQQALALFSAAHVCVIGIGGVGSWAAEALARTGIGAITLIDMDDVCVTNTNRQIHALRENVGQSKIEVMAQRILAINPECKVTCIDDFITPDNVAEMLDRNFSYVIDAIDSVRPKAALLSYCRRFKIPVVTTGGAGGQIDPTRIEVADLAKTIQDPLAAKLRERLKNDFNVKKNNKGKLGIDCVFSSEPLMYPQADGSVCASRATAEGPKRMDCESGFGAATMVTASFGFVAVSHVLKKMMAKAERTAALATEDAVPERAPTTQL
- the csdE gene encoding cysteine desulfurase sulfur acceptor subunit CsdE codes for the protein MMLAPHPFGHDITEASLVEKFSAFRQWEDRYRQLVMLAKALPPLDAALKTPDIELSGCENRVWLGYERLENGGIHFYGDSEGRIVKGLLAVLLTAVEGKTPEAILARDPLTLFDTLQLREQLSSSRASGLAALSQGVQDIARRCL